In Neorhodopirellula lusitana, the following are encoded in one genomic region:
- the asnS gene encoding asparagine--tRNA ligase, giving the protein MDWITIDAARHAEAATLPKSIEIRGWVRTRRDSKGGFSFIEVNDGTCLGNLQVVAPAELSNYADEIQKLTAGCSVVATGELKESPAKGQATELHADAVRVIGWCDGETYPLQKKRHSFEKLREWAHLRPRTNTLGAVMRVRNRISQSIHRFYDEEGFYYLHTPIITASDCEGAGEMFRVTTVDLDKLAAGDKPLDPSRDFFGKPTHLTVSGQLEGETYASALSRVYTFGPTFRAENSNTSRHLAEFWMVEPEAAFFDLNDNMALAERFLKRVFTDCLNECSEDMAFFDSMIEKGKIAQIQAVIDKPFEHMTYTDAVEKLTTCDEKFEYPVQWGTDLQAEHEKYLTGLVGGPLILTDYPSSIKPFYMRVSDDGKTVAAMDVLVPGVGEIIGGSQREERLDVLSSRMQEAGLDEKEYWWYVDLRRYGTVPHAGFGLGLERAVQYVTGMTNIRDVIPFPRTPGSAEF; this is encoded by the coding sequence ATGGACTGGATCACCATCGACGCTGCCCGCCACGCCGAGGCAGCTACGCTACCCAAGTCGATCGAAATACGAGGCTGGGTTCGCACACGACGTGACTCCAAAGGTGGCTTCAGCTTCATCGAGGTGAACGACGGCACATGCTTAGGCAACTTGCAGGTCGTCGCCCCCGCGGAGTTGTCAAACTACGCCGATGAAATTCAAAAGCTGACCGCGGGCTGCTCCGTCGTCGCCACCGGCGAACTGAAAGAATCGCCCGCCAAGGGCCAGGCAACAGAACTGCACGCCGATGCCGTCCGCGTGATCGGTTGGTGCGATGGCGAAACCTATCCGCTGCAAAAGAAACGACACTCGTTCGAAAAGCTGCGTGAATGGGCGCACCTACGCCCCCGAACCAACACGCTCGGGGCCGTCATGCGAGTCCGAAACCGGATCAGCCAATCGATTCACCGGTTCTATGACGAGGAAGGTTTTTATTACCTGCACACCCCCATCATCACGGCCAGCGATTGCGAGGGCGCGGGCGAGATGTTCCGCGTCACGACAGTGGACTTAGACAAACTTGCCGCCGGCGACAAGCCGCTCGACCCTTCGCGTGACTTCTTCGGCAAGCCCACCCATCTCACCGTCAGCGGCCAACTCGAAGGCGAAACCTACGCATCGGCCCTGTCACGTGTCTACACCTTCGGCCCTACGTTTCGTGCCGAAAACAGCAACACGTCGCGTCACCTGGCTGAGTTCTGGATGGTCGAACCGGAAGCGGCGTTCTTCGACCTGAACGACAACATGGCGCTCGCTGAACGATTCCTGAAGCGAGTCTTCACGGACTGCCTGAACGAATGTAGCGAAGACATGGCATTCTTCGATTCGATGATCGAAAAAGGCAAGATCGCCCAAATCCAAGCCGTCATCGACAAGCCATTCGAACACATGACCTACACCGACGCGGTCGAGAAATTGACCACGTGCGACGAAAAGTTCGAGTACCCGGTCCAGTGGGGCACCGACCTGCAAGCCGAGCACGAAAAGTACCTGACTGGACTTGTCGGCGGGCCGTTGATTTTGACCGACTACCCATCTTCGATCAAACCGTTCTACATGCGAGTCAGCGATGACGGCAAAACCGTTGCCGCGATGGATGTGCTGGTTCCCGGCGTTGGTGAGATTATCGGCGGCAGCCAACGGGAAGAACGCCTGGACGTGCTTTCCTCGCGGATGCAGGAAGCCGGCTTGGACGAAAAAGAATACTGGTGGTACGTGGACCTGCGACGCTACGGCACCGTGCCTCACGCCGGCTTCGGCTTGGGCCTGGAACGGGCCGTCCAATACGTGACCGGCATGACCAACATCCGCGACGTCATCCCGTTCCCAAGAACCCCCGGCAGCGCCGAGTTCTAG
- a CDS encoding MotA/TolQ/ExbB proton channel family protein, with product MFFFAAADLYTLISNSTYGALAIVALWGLYQIVIVWTRVAHKRFKTEEQQDEFMDDCEQMLKVADFEGVEQYCEGDTRAIPQMMHMAIDNRHEGFRRARQIMMDRFQRDVMSDLEYRLSWVSTVIKSAPMIGLFGTVFGMMGAFKTLATAESVEPSLLAGDIQVALVTTASGLAIAIPLMILIATVNIRIAKMEDLVGSGLVRFFEAFKVGLGLEESGQVPARATQAVAVEEAEVQEATLAE from the coding sequence TTGTTTTTCTTTGCCGCCGCTGACCTTTACACCCTGATTTCCAACTCGACGTACGGTGCCCTGGCGATTGTCGCTTTATGGGGGCTCTACCAAATCGTCATCGTGTGGACCCGGGTTGCTCATAAACGCTTCAAAACCGAAGAGCAACAAGATGAGTTCATGGACGATTGCGAACAAATGCTGAAGGTGGCCGATTTCGAAGGAGTCGAACAGTATTGCGAAGGCGACACCCGCGCCATCCCGCAGATGATGCACATGGCGATCGACAATCGCCACGAAGGCTTCCGCCGCGCTCGGCAAATCATGATGGACCGTTTCCAACGTGACGTGATGAGCGATCTTGAATATCGCCTTAGCTGGGTCAGCACGGTGATCAAGAGTGCCCCCATGATCGGGCTATTCGGGACGGTTTTCGGGATGATGGGAGCATTTAAGACGCTTGCGACCGCGGAATCGGTCGAACCGTCGCTGTTGGCGGGTGACATTCAAGTCGCTCTGGTTACCACGGCCAGTGGTCTTGCGATTGCCATTCCGCTGATGATCTTGATTGCGACGGTCAACATTCGGATCGCCAAGATGGAAGACTTGGTCGGCTCGGGATTGGTCCGTTTCTTTGAAGCATTCAAGGTAGGACTGGGCCTGGAAGAATCCGGCCAAGTTCCCGCACGTGCCACCCAAGCGGTTGCCGTTGAGGAAGCTGAAGTTCAAGAGGCAACCCTGGCTGAGTAG
- a CDS encoding aldehyde dehydrogenase (NADP(+)) has protein sequence MTDQDTFTAYNAATGLPLPGNFAEATAADIDKAVRSAEVAFEWLRECRPQRRGEFLRAVAAKMRLREPEILARCELETGYLPERVRGEFMRATGQLELFAGLAEESVWDVRQFDSGNPDRKPFPQPEMRRRMIPVGPVAVFGACNFPLAISVVGNDFVAAIAVGCPVVVKSHPSHPGTCKLLGEVVDEVVAEMDFPEGTFTLLHGRRPETSVALVQHPGIAAVGFTGSPNGGRALAQACLQRERPIPLFAELGSTNPVFLAPGFLAPGILAPGAVENRLEAIASGFTTSLRFGNGHMCTKPGVVVMLDRQAKAFAEAVVDKMHAGMPMPMLSAGIADAFDQGVAKLADTTGVDELYGPRSARSDGAVPPDDQAASFGPWHRDARWFAVDAITAAEQNLLHCETFGPVSLLIRCTDEEQMLWVAKQFKGSLTATLHVDQEDAAFQARWLPIAERFAGRVIYNGWPTGMEIGSATHHGGPYPASLDGRSTSVGYASLDRFVRPVCYQGWPEKALSRV, from the coding sequence ATGACCGACCAAGACACTTTCACGGCATACAATGCCGCAACCGGGCTTCCATTGCCGGGGAATTTTGCAGAGGCGACCGCCGCGGACATCGACAAAGCTGTTCGTTCTGCCGAAGTCGCCTTTGAATGGCTGCGTGAGTGCCGCCCCCAGCGTCGTGGGGAGTTTTTGCGAGCTGTGGCGGCCAAAATGCGGCTGCGAGAGCCAGAAATCTTAGCCCGTTGTGAGCTGGAAACCGGCTACTTGCCCGAGCGGGTGCGTGGCGAATTCATGCGGGCGACCGGCCAGCTGGAATTATTTGCGGGACTCGCTGAGGAATCCGTGTGGGACGTGCGTCAATTCGACTCAGGCAATCCCGACCGAAAACCGTTTCCCCAGCCCGAGATGCGGCGGCGAATGATCCCAGTCGGCCCGGTTGCTGTCTTCGGAGCCTGTAATTTTCCGTTGGCGATCAGCGTCGTCGGGAACGATTTTGTTGCCGCGATCGCAGTAGGCTGCCCGGTCGTGGTCAAGTCGCACCCTTCGCATCCTGGAACGTGCAAACTTTTAGGCGAGGTCGTTGATGAGGTTGTCGCTGAAATGGATTTTCCGGAAGGGACCTTCACTTTGTTGCACGGTCGGCGTCCGGAAACATCGGTAGCCTTGGTTCAGCATCCGGGAATCGCGGCCGTTGGGTTCACGGGCAGTCCGAATGGTGGGCGAGCCTTGGCCCAGGCATGCTTGCAACGCGAGCGTCCGATTCCCTTGTTCGCGGAACTGGGCAGCACCAATCCTGTCTTCCTGGCACCCGGCTTTCTGGCACCCGGCATTCTGGCACCCGGCGCCGTTGAAAATCGCCTTGAAGCGATTGCGAGCGGGTTCACGACTTCTTTGCGGTTTGGCAATGGGCACATGTGCACCAAGCCTGGCGTGGTGGTCATGCTGGATCGTCAAGCAAAGGCATTTGCCGAAGCCGTGGTGGACAAGATGCACGCTGGCATGCCGATGCCCATGTTGAGTGCCGGAATTGCAGACGCGTTCGATCAAGGCGTTGCGAAGTTAGCCGACACGACGGGCGTGGACGAACTTTATGGACCTCGATCCGCTCGTTCCGATGGTGCAGTGCCGCCCGATGACCAGGCTGCGTCTTTCGGGCCATGGCATCGTGACGCTCGTTGGTTTGCCGTGGATGCGATCACTGCGGCTGAACAGAACCTTTTGCATTGTGAAACATTCGGTCCAGTCTCGCTGTTGATCCGCTGTACCGATGAAGAGCAAATGTTATGGGTGGCAAAGCAGTTCAAGGGATCGTTGACGGCGACGCTTCATGTTGACCAGGAAGATGCCGCCTTCCAAGCCCGTTGGCTGCCCATCGCTGAACGATTCGCGGGGCGTGTGATTTACAACGGTTGGCCCACGGGGATGGAGATCGGGTCCGCGACTCACCATGGCGGTCCGTACCCAGCCAGTCTTGATGGACGCAGTACGTCGGTCGGTTACGCCAGCCTGGATCGATTCGTCCGGCCGGTTTGTTATCAAGGTTGGCCCGAAAAGGCTTTGTCACGAGTCTAA
- a CDS encoding carboxypeptidase regulatory-like domain-containing protein: MASSTSIGCGPNEPLERFSVTGEVTLDRKPVTSAMIRFIAEERSGDVVGVVTAGNFRIDQERGLTPGQYDVVVLPENPELAQAMQAIQSGDRDPLKSRTIPVRYQQAGLLHATVDPDTDNHYRFELTTR, from the coding sequence GTGGCATCATCCACATCCATCGGATGTGGACCCAATGAGCCGCTCGAACGCTTCTCTGTCACTGGAGAAGTCACTCTCGATCGCAAGCCCGTGACTTCGGCGATGATTCGTTTTATCGCTGAAGAACGCAGCGGTGATGTGGTTGGCGTTGTCACGGCCGGGAATTTTCGAATCGATCAAGAACGAGGGCTCACGCCAGGCCAGTACGACGTTGTCGTCTTGCCCGAAAACCCAGAATTGGCTCAGGCAATGCAGGCGATTCAGTCGGGCGATCGTGACCCGTTAAAAAGTCGGACCATTCCCGTTCGTTACCAACAGGCGGGGCTGTTGCACGCAACTGTCGATCCCGACACTGACAACCACTATCGGTTCGAATTGACGACTCGCTAG
- a CDS encoding Kelch repeat-containing protein: MSIRKHPFPIGAAVFLFSAFLLSANQGHAHFPWLSTDKDGKAVMWFGESPDDCTYPMPDSIQAIQLVTGESNDPVATTPVNSDTLVGLQSDSPIQSVSEISGSVTYGLYHGTKLTYHVEHLSQPKPEDWPTKPRENAALQSVVRAESDGGVEVTVLHHGKPLANTKVALYCEEGHEEAARETDAEGVVRFTAKEVEEGLNAIVVGVTDKNASGTHGDEAYSSTTDYLTATFRVSQSDEAKPTEPEPTDAKPAEPQVDPNSSVSIVPAELPELPEELTSFGAAIAGNHLYVYGGHTGSAHSYSIAEQSNRFWALDLSAGKKGEWKQLPSGPSLQGLALLAHGDDVIRIGGFTAMNEEGEEQDLRSQTSVTRFDTKTNQWTKLADLPEPRSSLDAAVLGDVAYVFGGWSLQGESEDSQWHQTAWSLDLTDPNAAWKPLAQPPFRRRAISVAAHHGKLFVIGGMGPEDGPVTRVDVYDPKTDSWGDAPSVPGKPMSGFGTASFATGGRLYVTAMDGFVHQLNDDGKQWSTVAKSDPARFFHRMLPISDNELLMIGGANMQIGKFTNIDLIQLGQSE; this comes from the coding sequence ATGAGTATCCGCAAACATCCATTTCCGATCGGTGCAGCCGTTTTCCTGTTTTCAGCGTTCCTGCTTTCAGCGAATCAAGGGCATGCCCACTTCCCTTGGCTATCCACCGACAAAGACGGAAAGGCCGTGATGTGGTTCGGCGAGTCGCCGGACGACTGTACCTACCCGATGCCCGACTCGATTCAGGCGATTCAGCTGGTGACGGGTGAATCCAACGACCCCGTCGCCACGACACCGGTCAACAGCGACACCCTGGTTGGTCTACAATCCGATTCGCCCATCCAATCCGTATCGGAAATTTCGGGCTCGGTGACCTACGGCCTTTATCATGGAACGAAATTGACTTACCACGTCGAACACCTTTCGCAACCGAAGCCGGAAGATTGGCCTACCAAGCCGCGTGAAAACGCTGCACTGCAATCCGTCGTTCGAGCTGAGAGTGACGGTGGCGTGGAAGTCACGGTCCTGCATCACGGCAAGCCGTTGGCTAATACCAAGGTCGCGTTGTACTGCGAAGAAGGTCACGAAGAGGCGGCTCGCGAAACGGACGCGGAAGGCGTCGTTCGATTCACTGCGAAAGAAGTGGAGGAGGGCCTGAACGCGATCGTCGTTGGCGTGACCGACAAGAATGCATCAGGAACGCATGGTGACGAAGCGTATAGCAGCACGACGGACTACCTAACGGCAACGTTCCGGGTCTCGCAATCCGACGAAGCGAAACCTACTGAACCCGAACCTACCGACGCGAAGCCGGCTGAACCACAGGTGGATCCTAATAGTTCGGTATCGATCGTGCCTGCTGAATTGCCCGAACTGCCGGAAGAGTTGACCAGCTTCGGCGCCGCGATCGCTGGCAACCACTTGTATGTTTACGGAGGCCACACCGGCAGCGCTCACTCGTATTCAATTGCAGAGCAATCCAATCGCTTTTGGGCGTTGGATCTGTCGGCTGGAAAGAAGGGCGAGTGGAAACAGTTGCCATCTGGGCCATCGCTTCAAGGTCTTGCGTTGTTGGCACACGGCGACGATGTCATTCGTATCGGTGGGTTCACCGCCATGAACGAAGAGGGCGAGGAACAGGATCTTCGATCGCAAACCTCGGTGACGCGTTTCGACACCAAAACGAATCAATGGACGAAGTTGGCCGATCTTCCGGAACCCCGTTCTTCGCTGGATGCCGCCGTGTTGGGCGACGTCGCCTACGTGTTTGGTGGCTGGAGCCTGCAAGGTGAAAGCGAAGACAGTCAGTGGCACCAAACGGCTTGGTCACTCGACTTGACCGACCCCAACGCAGCCTGGAAACCGCTGGCTCAGCCACCGTTTCGCCGTCGTGCGATTAGCGTCGCGGCGCATCACGGTAAGCTGTTTGTGATCGGCGGCATGGGGCCTGAAGATGGCCCGGTCACTCGCGTTGACGTTTACGATCCAAAGACGGATTCTTGGGGCGACGCACCTTCGGTGCCGGGCAAACCGATGTCGGGGTTTGGCACCGCGTCATTCGCCACCGGTGGCAGACTTTATGTCACCGCGATGGACGGCTTCGTGCATCAGCTAAATGACGATGGAAAGCAGTGGAGCACGGTCGCCAAAAGCGATCCGGCTCGTTTCTTTCACCGCATGCTACCCATTAGCGACAATGAGTTGTTGATGATTGGTGGTGCCAATATGCAGATTGGTAAGTTCACCAACATTGACCTGATTCAGCTCGGCCAATCGGAATAG
- the acnA gene encoding aconitate hydratase AcnA, whose protein sequence is MAADLFGARDQFETGSGKAALYRLEALQKQGFGQIDRLPFSIRVLLEAVLRNCDDFQISQDDVKNLAGWQATDVQPHEVPFKPYRVVLQDFTGVPAVVDLAAMRSAMERIGGDVTKINPLIPVDLVIDHSVQVDFFGSEGALIQNVDIEFKRNKERYEFLRWGQQAFDNFTVVPPNVGIVHQVNLEYLARVVALTQDEKGPVACPDTLVGTDSHTTMINGLGVLGWGVGGIEAEANMLGQPLYMLMPEVIGFELTGEIPPGATATDMVLRVVEILRGEGVVGKFVEFFGKGMNAMSVADRATIANMAPEYGATMGFFPVDDVTLQYMRQTGRTKENVELVERYCKEQGLFRLDDGPTLNYTKTLSLDLSTVEPSMAGPKRPQDRIALKNMKAAFNESLTAPVGKTGFGLPTTDLSKTAEVVNKDSTTEITHGAVVIAAITSCTNTSNPSVMIGAGLVAKRAAERGLKVPVHVKTSLAPGSRVVTDYLNKAGLTESLDKLGFNTVGYGCTTCIGNSGPLPEPVANAIKSGDLIASAVLSGNRNFEGRVNPLTKANYLASPPLVVAYALAGTTDIDLVTEPLGQDKDGKDVFLKEIWPTAEEIRETIAACIKPEMFTNEYEAAVKGNELWNAIEISGGNLFPWDDKSTYIHHPPFLDHVTGEAVPDIAPIRGARVLALLGDSVTTDHISPAGAIASDGPAGKYLQANGVDVRDFNSFGSRRGNDRIMVRGTFANIRIRNQLAPGTEGGVTRHLPDGEAMSIYDAAMKYQEDNVPLVVLAGTEYGTGSSRDWAAKGTMMLGVKAVITASFERIHRSNLVGMGVLPLEFTDGATWESLGLDGEETFDIEGLSNDLEPRSLTKVVATKTNGEKVEFECRVRIDTPVELQYYKNGGILPTVLRNLRG, encoded by the coding sequence ATGGCTGCGGATCTATTTGGTGCTCGCGATCAGTTTGAAACCGGTTCGGGCAAAGCCGCCCTGTACCGTCTGGAAGCATTGCAAAAACAAGGCTTCGGTCAGATTGATCGTCTGCCGTTCTCGATCCGCGTTTTGCTGGAAGCAGTCCTGCGAAATTGCGACGATTTCCAAATCTCCCAAGATGACGTCAAGAACTTGGCCGGCTGGCAAGCCACCGACGTGCAACCGCACGAAGTGCCTTTCAAGCCCTACCGAGTCGTTCTGCAGGACTTCACCGGCGTACCCGCCGTTGTCGACTTGGCCGCGATGCGTTCAGCGATGGAGCGAATTGGTGGCGATGTCACCAAAATCAACCCGCTGATCCCTGTCGACCTGGTGATCGATCACTCGGTGCAAGTGGACTTCTTCGGCAGCGAAGGGGCACTGATCCAAAACGTCGACATCGAATTCAAACGAAACAAAGAACGCTACGAGTTCCTGCGTTGGGGCCAACAAGCGTTTGACAACTTCACCGTTGTGCCGCCCAATGTCGGAATCGTTCACCAGGTTAACCTCGAATACCTGGCCCGCGTTGTTGCACTGACTCAAGACGAAAAAGGCCCGGTTGCCTGCCCGGACACCCTCGTGGGCACCGACTCGCACACCACCATGATCAATGGTTTAGGCGTGCTGGGCTGGGGCGTTGGCGGAATCGAAGCCGAAGCCAACATGCTCGGCCAACCGCTGTACATGTTGATGCCTGAAGTGATCGGCTTCGAACTGACCGGCGAGATCCCACCCGGAGCGACCGCCACCGACATGGTCCTGCGTGTGGTCGAGATCCTTCGTGGAGAAGGCGTGGTTGGCAAGTTCGTTGAGTTCTTCGGCAAGGGCATGAACGCGATGAGCGTGGCCGACCGGGCAACGATCGCCAACATGGCTCCGGAATACGGGGCCACGATGGGCTTCTTCCCTGTCGACGACGTGACGCTTCAATACATGCGTCAAACCGGACGCACCAAAGAGAACGTGGAACTGGTTGAGCGTTACTGCAAAGAACAAGGCCTGTTCCGCCTGGATGACGGACCAACGCTGAACTACACCAAGACATTGTCGCTGGATCTGTCGACGGTCGAGCCCAGCATGGCGGGCCCGAAGCGGCCACAAGATCGCATCGCCCTGAAGAACATGAAGGCGGCGTTCAACGAATCGTTGACCGCACCGGTTGGAAAAACTGGCTTCGGTCTGCCAACGACCGACCTGAGCAAGACTGCCGAGGTCGTCAATAAAGACAGCACCACCGAGATCACTCACGGCGCCGTCGTGATTGCCGCGATCACGTCCTGCACGAACACATCCAACCCATCGGTGATGATTGGTGCGGGCTTAGTTGCCAAACGTGCCGCCGAACGTGGCTTGAAGGTTCCCGTGCACGTCAAAACGTCGCTGGCACCAGGATCACGAGTCGTCACGGACTACCTGAACAAGGCTGGCCTGACTGAGTCGCTCGATAAACTGGGCTTCAACACGGTAGGCTACGGCTGCACGACCTGCATCGGCAACTCCGGACCGCTTCCAGAGCCGGTTGCCAACGCGATTAAATCGGGCGACCTGATTGCTTCGGCAGTCCTCTCGGGCAACCGTAACTTCGAAGGCCGCGTCAACCCGCTGACCAAGGCCAACTACCTTGCCAGCCCACCGCTTGTGGTGGCCTACGCCTTGGCCGGCACAACCGACATCGACTTGGTCACCGAACCACTCGGCCAAGACAAAGACGGGAAGGATGTCTTCCTGAAAGAAATCTGGCCCACCGCCGAAGAGATCCGCGAGACCATCGCAGCGTGCATCAAGCCAGAAATGTTCACCAACGAATACGAAGCTGCCGTGAAGGGCAACGAGCTTTGGAACGCGATTGAAATTTCGGGCGGCAACTTGTTCCCATGGGACGACAAGAGCACCTACATTCACCACCCACCGTTCTTGGATCACGTAACCGGCGAAGCCGTTCCGGACATCGCTCCTATCCGCGGTGCTCGCGTTTTAGCTTTGCTTGGCGACAGTGTGACGACGGACCACATTTCACCAGCCGGTGCGATCGCAAGCGATGGACCTGCGGGCAAATACCTGCAAGCCAACGGCGTCGACGTGCGTGACTTCAACTCCTTCGGTTCACGCCGCGGGAACGACCGCATCATGGTCCGAGGAACGTTCGCCAACATCCGTATCCGCAACCAACTGGCACCGGGCACCGAAGGCGGCGTGACCCGTCACTTGCCCGACGGCGAAGCGATGAGCATCTACGATGCGGCGATGAAGTACCAAGAGGACAACGTGCCATTGGTCGTGCTGGCGGGAACCGAATACGGAACCGGATCAAGCCGCGACTGGGCCGCCAAGGGCACCATGATGCTGGGCGTCAAAGCAGTCATCACGGCTAGCTTCGAACGAATCCACCGCAGCAACCTAGTCGGCATGGGCGTGCTTCCATTGGAATTCACCGACGGAGCCACCTGGGAATCACTGGGTCTGGACGGTGAAGAAACCTTCGATATCGAAGGCCTCTCCAACGACCTGGAACCTCGTTCGCTGACCAAGGTGGTGGCCACCAAGACGAACGGCGAGAAGGTTGAATTCGAGTGCCGAGTCCGCATCGACACCCCCGTTGAACTGCAGTACTACAAGAACGGCGGAATCCTACCGACCGTGCTGCGAAACCTTCGCGGTTAA
- a CDS encoding ExbD/TolR family protein, with protein sequence MSTSFDDNDEEDLAPPRAKREEEEMDITPMIDITFLLLIFFVVASKMDPTQTGNIPDAENGLAISAKDSAVIFIEPIGKDKVVLKRRDQSEFSSDEEAQSSEIVEYITNELEKSISKNKDQVMLLGDGKVKVSQVTRIQKIIGDEFQDMEFTYIAVKEK encoded by the coding sequence ATGAGCACCAGTTTCGACGACAACGACGAAGAAGACTTGGCCCCGCCACGCGCCAAGCGTGAAGAAGAGGAGATGGACATCACACCGATGATCGACATCACCTTCCTACTACTGATCTTCTTTGTGGTGGCCTCGAAGATGGACCCCACTCAAACCGGGAACATCCCCGACGCAGAAAACGGGCTGGCGATTTCGGCCAAAGATTCGGCGGTCATTTTCATTGAACCGATCGGCAAAGATAAAGTCGTCCTGAAACGACGCGACCAAAGCGAATTCAGCAGCGACGAAGAAGCTCAGTCCAGCGAGATCGTCGAGTACATCACCAACGAACTCGAAAAATCAATCAGCAAGAACAAAGACCAAGTCATGCTGTTGGGCGATGGCAAAGTCAAAGTTTCGCAGGTCACCCGAATTCAAAAGATCATCGGCGATGAATTCCAAGACATGGAATTCACCTACATCGCGGTCAAAGAAAAATAA
- a CDS encoding FxsA family protein produces the protein MFAKLLFLFIVIPFVELSLLLRMSEATGWQTTLTVVIVTGLIGSYLARREGIAALQRFRQALAEGRMPGREIQDGLMIAFAAALLLTPGLLTDATGFLLLTPLGRSWIGGLLRKRFAGQFQVQGSGFGQSPNGPATANPNRPNEPRQADSWHTGPSHQPAGSSGTGGNYTIDAPSFSPKKAR, from the coding sequence ATGTTTGCCAAACTGCTTTTCTTATTTATCGTAATCCCGTTCGTGGAGCTTTCTCTGCTTCTACGGATGTCTGAAGCTACGGGCTGGCAGACCACGCTGACCGTTGTGATCGTCACCGGGCTGATTGGCTCTTACCTCGCTCGCCGCGAAGGAATTGCCGCACTCCAGCGTTTCCGCCAAGCCCTTGCCGAAGGCCGAATGCCAGGCCGCGAGATTCAGGACGGCCTGATGATCGCCTTCGCGGCCGCTCTATTGCTAACCCCGGGACTTCTAACCGACGCGACCGGATTCCTACTGCTCACCCCGCTGGGTCGAAGCTGGATTGGCGGCCTGCTTCGCAAGCGATTTGCCGGGCAATTCCAGGTCCAAGGCAGTGGCTTCGGGCAATCCCCGAACGGACCAGCAACAGCGAATCCGAACCGGCCTAATGAACCTCGACAGGCGGATTCATGGCACACCGGCCCATCGCACCAGCCCGCCGGTTCCTCCGGAACAGGCGGCAACTACACGATCGACGCGCCCAGCTTCAGCCCGAAGAAGGCTCGCTAG
- a CDS encoding DUF1559 domain-containing protein encodes MKCLYVCMSACQTLTLSPPCRLSFVRQVSRPRRARRSVSTNRSAFTLVELLVVIAIIGVLVGLLLPAVQSAREAARRMTCSNNLKQVGLALHNYHGSFNKFPEGSRLSNFMGPLAAVLPYLEQDNTYSLFDFSKSYSDPYNQEVAAQQIQTYLCPSMPLPRLVPDTSNGETGGPSSYLACEGTGSYMPKNDGMFGLNWTAYGFNNPATGFRDLTDGTSMTLAFSETTYDMVDYLWTPPAASAGNVKWGTARWVVGYPAVSLGTTQKELNVHNAANNGGFQSMHPGGVHMLFGDGSVRFASEFLDRELLDSLATRNGSEVVEDAP; translated from the coding sequence ATGAAGTGCTTGTATGTATGCATGTCCGCATGCCAAACGTTGACGTTGAGTCCCCCGTGCCGTTTGTCGTTCGTTCGCCAAGTGTCTCGCCCTCGCCGAGCAAGGCGATCTGTTTCAACCAATCGATCCGCGTTCACGCTGGTTGAGTTGTTGGTGGTGATCGCAATCATCGGAGTCCTTGTCGGGCTGTTGCTGCCCGCGGTGCAGTCGGCCCGTGAAGCGGCTCGCCGGATGACGTGTAGTAACAATTTGAAGCAGGTTGGTTTGGCCCTGCACAACTATCACGGCAGTTTCAACAAGTTCCCCGAGGGCTCACGCTTGAGCAATTTCATGGGGCCACTCGCCGCTGTCTTGCCCTATCTTGAACAAGACAACACGTATTCGCTGTTTGACTTCAGCAAGTCTTATTCGGATCCGTACAACCAAGAAGTCGCCGCTCAACAGATCCAGACCTACTTGTGTCCTTCGATGCCGTTGCCCCGTTTGGTACCCGATACCAGTAACGGTGAGACCGGCGGCCCGTCGAGTTATCTGGCGTGCGAAGGTACGGGCTCGTACATGCCGAAGAACGATGGCATGTTCGGATTGAACTGGACCGCATACGGATTCAATAACCCAGCGACTGGTTTTCGGGATCTGACCGACGGAACCAGCATGACATTGGCGTTCAGCGAAACAACCTACGACATGGTTGACTATCTGTGGACTCCACCGGCGGCCTCGGCAGGCAATGTGAAGTGGGGCACCGCGAGATGGGTGGTCGGCTATCCAGCGGTTTCCCTGGGTACCACTCAAAAGGAATTGAACGTCCACAACGCGGCCAACAATGGCGGTTTCCAAAGCATGCACCCGGGAGGCGTTCATATGCTTTTCGGTGACGGCAGCGTTCGTTTTGCATCCGAGTTTCTTGATCGCGAACTGTTGGACTCTTTGGCGACTCGCAACGGTAGCGAAGTCGTGGAGGATGCACCGTGA